A single region of the Acinetobacter sp. WCHA45 genome encodes:
- a CDS encoding DUF4236 domain-containing protein, translating into MGFRFRKSIKLLPGLKINLTHKGISSASIGKPGASLNIGKKGTRTSVGIPGTSLSYSKHQPYKNRVGNQKNPIQEQQSFYTSHTEQPKSNVWI; encoded by the coding sequence ATGGGCTTCAGATTTCGCAAGAGTATTAAACTGCTACCTGGATTAAAAATTAATCTGACGCATAAAGGCATCAGCAGTGCAAGCATTGGCAAACCTGGTGCTTCTTTAAATATTGGCAAAAAAGGCACCCGAACCAGCGTTGGTATTCCAGGCACAAGCCTATCCTATTCCAAGCACCAGCCCTATAAAAACAGAGTTGGCAACCAAAAAAATCCTATTCAGGAACAGCAATCGTTCTATACATCACATACTGAGCAACCCAAATCGAATGTCTGGATTTAG
- a CDS encoding HNH endonuclease, which yields MLFSIAEIPTPQEQLKFLKHIQQILQSGAFTSTYKFALLISITRLAIEQGQDTGAALHLEYQDIAEKFIDLYWKQSLPFQFNQYEPFTIHQSTGKQAKIISEIQNAQQQFKTLAALRKDVLYWNRLKRTVATTVKQMPVVYLQNLNGQIVEFLYNLEDSKQSLKLLPKVMYCLRQFSEIIEELCQKRWIDFVRLNKQNLVVLDGLPDLDEFMFAPSRNQLGQVADFLIDLQQCQCFYCGKSLKNSKYAVDHFIPWSLYPADTGHNFVLSDDKCNSQKSNYLASEQFLEQWRERNHLHNHAITQEISQFGFLTDLQRSHRVADWAYKQAIENEYLVWLGGKEKKILAPVY from the coding sequence ATGTTATTCAGTATAGCCGAAATACCAACCCCTCAAGAACAGTTAAAATTCTTGAAGCATATTCAGCAGATTTTGCAGTCAGGGGCATTTACTTCGACATATAAGTTTGCTTTGCTGATAAGTATCACGCGTCTGGCGATTGAACAGGGTCAAGATACCGGTGCTGCCTTGCATTTGGAATATCAGGATATTGCTGAAAAGTTTATTGACCTGTACTGGAAACAGTCACTGCCGTTTCAGTTTAACCAGTATGAGCCTTTTACTATTCATCAAAGCACTGGTAAGCAGGCAAAGATCATCAGTGAAATTCAGAATGCACAGCAACAATTCAAGACCTTGGCCGCGTTGAGAAAGGATGTACTTTACTGGAACAGGCTGAAGCGAACAGTTGCGACAACGGTAAAGCAAATGCCGGTAGTATATTTGCAGAATTTAAATGGTCAAATCGTAGAATTTCTCTATAATCTTGAAGATTCCAAGCAGTCCCTCAAGCTGTTGCCCAAGGTGATGTATTGCTTAAGACAATTTAGTGAAATCATTGAAGAGTTGTGTCAGAAACGCTGGATTGATTTCGTTCGGCTAAACAAGCAGAACCTGGTGGTACTGGATGGTTTGCCTGACCTGGATGAATTCATGTTTGCCCCAAGTCGCAATCAACTGGGGCAGGTCGCGGACTTCTTAATTGATTTACAGCAATGCCAGTGTTTTTACTGTGGCAAAAGCCTAAAAAATTCCAAATATGCTGTAGATCATTTTATTCCATGGTCTTTATATCCTGCCGATACCGGACATAACTTTGTTCTGTCAGATGACAAATGTAATTCACAGAAAAGTAATTATTTAGCATCCGAGCAATTCTTGGAGCAATGGAGAGAACGTAATCATCTGCATAATCATGCGATTACTCAGGAAATTTCGCAATTTGGTTTTTTGACTGATCTCCAACGCTCACATCGAGTTGCTGATTGGGCTTATAAACAGGCGATAGAGAATGAGTATTTAGTCTGGTTAGGGGGGAAAGAGAAGAAGATATTAGCCCCAGTGTATTAA
- a CDS encoding class I SAM-dependent methyltransferase, with protein sequence MNQTSNYYNQHAQAFFENTYQVEMESLYTPFLRYLPEQALILDLGCGSGRDTLAFKKKGYQVEAIDYSAELVEKARELTGIEVRQQNFYELNEVAKYDGIWACASLLHCERDRLTEVLARIFKALKPNGVCYMSFKYGDTDREKEGRSFTDLNEQQAYDLLKQIDQALLLQQWITVDKRPDRTEEWLNILIRKVQA encoded by the coding sequence ATGAATCAAACATCAAATTATTACAATCAACATGCTCAAGCATTTTTTGAAAATACCTATCAGGTTGAGATGGAAAGTCTTTACACACCATTTCTAAGATATTTGCCGGAACAGGCATTGATCCTGGATTTGGGCTGTGGCTCTGGGCGTGACACTCTGGCATTTAAGAAAAAAGGCTATCAAGTTGAGGCAATTGATTATTCTGCCGAGCTGGTTGAAAAGGCGAGAGAGCTGACAGGCATCGAGGTACGTCAGCAAAATTTTTATGAGCTGAATGAAGTAGCTAAGTATGATGGGATTTGGGCTTGTGCTTCTCTTTTACACTGTGAAAGAGATCGCCTGACTGAAGTACTGGCGCGAATATTTAAAGCATTAAAGCCAAATGGTGTGTGTTATATGTCTTTTAAATATGGCGATACAGACCGTGAGAAAGAAGGGCGCAGCTTTACTGACTTGAATGAGCAGCAAGCTTACGACTTACTCAAACAAATAGATCAGGCTTTACTGTTACAGCAATGGATTACTGTAGATAAACGTCCAGACCGTACAGAAGAGTGGCTTAATATTCTGATTAGAAAAGTGCAGGCTTAG
- the cas3f gene encoding type I-F CRISPR-associated helicase Cas3f: MIVTFISQCEKKAIPRTRRVLDAFADRIGDNTWQTVITEEGLISVKKLLRKTVTKSTAVSCHWIRGRRRSELLWIVGNHNKFNSEGIVPVNRTSKQLKVDYCDQNWHSASFVSQITRIAALFHDFGKINPFFAAKLKNALKNKKPVADPFRHEWISLRLFEAFVHSCGDTDKDWISQLTSISGKRHDFSWFENVIKDEIDQVSNSPFQNLPSIAKLTAWLIVSHHRLPILNTKDPSYEANKFKTVLDDLNFKWCYPKQYLEDDTSKQKEIKKCWDIRQEHIPFNSDTWCKEANSCAGNLMQLLNLPHSIGLYDPYVSHISRLTLMLSDHYYSSCDANPKWHDPSYERYANTDKFGSLKQTLDDHLVGVSQSVRQLMGALTRLDALFDHLPQQKSLEGKTNNPYYQWQDKSYQLARKIQKDYPNHGFFGVNLASTGRGKTLGNTRIMYGLADPEKGARFNIALGLRTLTLQTGKALRQKLDLDETDLAIMVGGGAVKEIFESYSQKDSSEILQENIENLDPKQNQYIAENIGSESLNGLTDEESYVDYDDHELDFEGILDQQHMFAKWLKGNHQVRKMLMSPILCCTIDHLIPATESTRGGKQIAPMLRLMSSDLVLDEPDDFSPEDYYALTRLVHWAGLLGSRVLLSSATLTPAEINGLYLAYSSGRKFYNANRTQADQPIIAAWFDENPSSIYHEVIPCDQNISDSQANDIFKKAHLKFTKQRVEFLNQQAQHTKRRTVEWVGLPRKISAQEKWEKVFAEKILQTTMLAHRENSITDPDTGKQYSVGLVRFANIDPLAEIAQQILKQQIDPNIRIHICVYHSRFPLLMRANIEKYLDEILDRNQAKQPHDHAMVKGWLKRYPEQQHIILVFASPVCEVGRDHDYDWMILEPSSMRSIIQASGRVRRHRIEAYNKPNVFLMETNIRHFKHPDRSCFSRPGFEATGFEFKADRHFLNGTAENVDNGLIRKVHLDQLDAIPRLQQPGANYLKKYYEKFGYPNLVDLEHDRMHSILLGQGISSDMRVSKSVPIKFPTYAFWNTPIHYTGILQRLSQFRQSQAEKLMAFRAEEEESELGLYAYNDKTGNWLYEESLIRRVELPNNPQIHCWPNQNPQQALQKYVEVNPNERIWSENCGRYLSLNLPKLEDLQKWKYHDWLGFIRE, from the coding sequence ATGATTGTGACGTTTATTAGCCAATGCGAAAAGAAAGCGATTCCTCGAACCAGGCGTGTGCTAGATGCTTTTGCTGATCGGATTGGAGATAACACCTGGCAAACGGTGATTACCGAAGAAGGTCTAATCTCAGTTAAAAAATTGTTGCGTAAGACTGTGACTAAAAGTACAGCAGTAAGTTGTCATTGGATTCGGGGCAGGCGTAGAAGTGAGTTGCTGTGGATAGTGGGCAATCACAACAAATTTAATAGTGAAGGAATTGTGCCAGTCAATCGAACATCAAAACAGCTAAAAGTAGATTATTGTGATCAGAATTGGCACTCAGCAAGTTTTGTTAGTCAAATCACTCGTATCGCGGCACTATTTCATGATTTTGGTAAAATTAATCCTTTTTTTGCAGCAAAGCTAAAAAATGCTTTAAAGAATAAAAAACCAGTAGCAGATCCGTTTCGACATGAATGGATTTCTTTGAGATTATTTGAAGCTTTTGTGCATAGTTGTGGCGATACAGATAAGGATTGGATTTCTCAGCTAACTTCAATATCTGGAAAACGTCATGATTTTTCGTGGTTTGAAAATGTTATTAAAGATGAAATCGACCAAGTATCAAATTCGCCTTTTCAAAATTTACCATCGATTGCAAAACTAACCGCATGGCTCATTGTTTCACATCATCGCTTACCTATACTAAATACAAAGGATCCAAGTTATGAAGCAAACAAATTTAAAACGGTTTTGGATGACTTAAACTTTAAATGGTGCTATCCAAAACAATATTTAGAGGATGATACCAGTAAACAAAAAGAAATTAAGAAATGCTGGGATATTCGGCAAGAGCATATTCCTTTCAATAGTGACACGTGGTGTAAAGAAGCAAATTCATGTGCAGGAAATTTAATGCAACTGCTGAATCTTCCTCATTCAATTGGGTTATATGATCCGTATGTGAGTCATATTTCACGGTTGACCTTAATGTTGTCAGATCATTATTATTCAAGCTGTGATGCCAATCCTAAATGGCATGATCCAAGTTATGAGCGATATGCTAATACAGATAAATTTGGATCATTAAAACAAACACTAGATGATCATTTGGTGGGAGTGAGTCAATCGGTTAGGCAACTTATGGGGGCATTGACTCGATTAGATGCCTTGTTTGATCATTTACCTCAGCAAAAAAGTTTGGAAGGAAAAACCAATAATCCATATTACCAATGGCAAGATAAGTCTTATCAACTGGCGCGTAAAATACAAAAAGACTATCCAAATCATGGTTTTTTTGGTGTGAATTTAGCTTCGACAGGTCGAGGCAAAACCTTGGGTAATACCCGCATTATGTACGGCCTTGCTGATCCTGAAAAAGGTGCACGTTTTAATATTGCTTTAGGTCTTAGAACATTAACTTTGCAAACAGGTAAGGCTTTACGTCAAAAACTCGATTTGGATGAAACTGATTTAGCCATTATGGTCGGTGGCGGAGCAGTTAAAGAAATATTTGAAAGTTATAGTCAGAAAGATTCATCTGAAATTTTACAAGAAAATATAGAAAATCTTGATCCTAAACAAAATCAGTATATTGCAGAAAATATTGGTTCAGAATCCTTAAATGGTCTTACAGATGAAGAAAGTTATGTGGATTACGATGATCATGAGCTAGATTTCGAAGGCATTCTGGATCAGCAGCATATGTTTGCCAAATGGTTAAAGGGAAATCATCAAGTTAGAAAAATGCTGATGAGTCCTATTTTATGTTGCACGATAGATCATTTGATTCCAGCCACTGAAAGTACGCGTGGCGGTAAACAAATTGCACCGATGTTACGTTTAATGTCTTCAGATTTGGTACTTGATGAACCTGATGATTTTTCTCCTGAAGATTATTATGCATTGACACGTTTAGTACACTGGGCAGGTTTACTGGGTAGTCGGGTATTATTGTCCTCTGCAACGCTAACACCTGCCGAAATTAATGGTTTGTATTTAGCGTATAGTTCAGGGCGAAAATTTTATAATGCCAATCGTACACAAGCAGACCAACCGATTATTGCTGCGTGGTTTGATGAAAATCCAAGCAGTATTTATCATGAGGTCATTCCTTGTGATCAAAATATCAGTGACAGTCAAGCGAACGACATCTTTAAAAAAGCCCATCTCAAATTTACTAAACAACGTGTTGAATTCTTAAATCAGCAAGCACAGCACACTAAACGACGTACAGTTGAATGGGTGGGATTACCCCGAAAAATATCAGCTCAGGAGAAGTGGGAAAAAGTATTTGCGGAAAAAATTCTGCAAACAACAATGCTTGCACATCGTGAAAATTCGATTACAGATCCCGATACAGGCAAACAATACAGCGTAGGCTTGGTACGTTTTGCCAATATTGATCCTTTGGCGGAGATTGCTCAGCAAATATTAAAACAGCAAATTGATCCAAATATACGTATTCATATTTGTGTCTATCATTCGCGTTTTCCATTGTTAATGCGTGCAAATATTGAAAAATATTTAGACGAAATTTTAGATCGAAACCAAGCTAAACAGCCACACGATCATGCCATGGTTAAGGGGTGGTTAAAAAGATATCCAGAACAACAACATATTATTTTGGTTTTCGCCTCGCCTGTCTGTGAGGTGGGGCGAGATCACGACTATGATTGGATGATCTTAGAACCATCATCTATGCGTTCGATTATTCAGGCTTCTGGAAGGGTGCGACGCCATCGGATAGAAGCTTATAACAAACCAAATGTATTTTTAATGGAAACCAATATTCGACATTTTAAACATCCTGATCGAAGTTGTTTTTCACGCCCAGGCTTTGAAGCGACAGGTTTCGAGTTTAAAGCGGATAGACATTTTTTAAATGGTACTGCTGAGAATGTTGATAATGGGTTAATTCGAAAAGTACATCTAGATCAATTAGATGCTATACCACGTTTGCAACAACCGGGAGCAAACTACTTAAAGAAATATTATGAAAAATTTGGTTATCCAAATTTAGTTGATTTAGAACATGATCGCATGCATTCAATTTTATTGGGGCAAGGAATTAGCTCTGATATGCGAGTGAGTAAAAGTGTACCGATTAAATTTCCAACCTATGCTTTTTGGAACACGCCCATTCATTACACAGGTATTCTGCAACGCTTGAGCCAATTTAGACAATCACAAGCAGAAAAGTTAATGGCATTTAGGGCAGAGGAAGAAGAGAGCGAGTTAGGTCTTTATGCCTATAACGATAAAACGGGAAATTGGCTTTATGAAGAAAGTTTAATTCGACGAGTTGAGCTACCTAACAATCCGCAGATTCATTGTTGGCCAAATCAGAATCCTCAGCAGGCATTGCAGAAATATGTGGAGGTCAATCCAAATGAAAGAATTTGGAGTGAGAATTGTGGGCGTTATTTAAGTTTAAATTTACCCAAGCTAGAAGACCTGCAAAAGTGGAAATACCACGATTGGTTAGGATTTATCAGGGAATAA
- the cas1f gene encoding type I-F CRISPR-associated endonuclease Cas1f, whose translation MEQLNPSDLKAILHSKRANLYYLEHCRVMQKDGRVLYLTEAKNENQYWNIPIANTTVILLGTGTSITQAAMRMLASAGVLVGFAGGGGTPLFMGCEIEWMTPQSEYRPTEYMQGWMQFWFDEAKRLDVAKHFQLARVEYIQKIWSKDRDLKEYTFHVDDLDIQQALTGYAARISQQTKVGDLLLAEAATTKQLYKIAATRTGLKDFSRNPEQGDLANDFLNHGNYLAYGLAATTLWVLGIPHGFAVMHGKTRRGALVFDVADLIKDAVVLPYAFICAKEKMTEQEFRQQILQKFTEHKCLDFMFDQVKAQACKNHDVDGEAL comes from the coding sequence ATGGAACAGCTTAATCCATCAGATCTAAAAGCAATATTACATTCGAAACGTGCCAATTTGTACTATCTTGAACATTGCCGTGTGATGCAGAAAGATGGTCGAGTTCTTTATCTGACCGAGGCTAAAAACGAAAATCAGTACTGGAATATTCCAATTGCCAATACTACAGTGATTCTATTGGGTACAGGCACATCAATTACTCAAGCAGCAATGCGCATGCTCGCAAGTGCAGGTGTTCTGGTTGGTTTTGCAGGTGGAGGTGGCACGCCTTTGTTTATGGGCTGTGAAATTGAATGGATGACACCACAAAGTGAATACCGTCCAACTGAGTATATGCAAGGTTGGATGCAATTTTGGTTTGATGAAGCCAAACGCTTAGATGTTGCTAAACATTTTCAATTGGCACGAGTTGAATATATTCAGAAGATTTGGTCGAAAGACCGAGATTTAAAAGAATATACCTTTCATGTGGATGATTTAGATATTCAACAGGCTTTAACGGGTTATGCAGCAAGAATTTCACAACAAACTAAAGTTGGAGACTTACTACTTGCAGAAGCTGCAACCACAAAGCAACTTTATAAAATTGCAGCGACTCGTACAGGTTTAAAGGATTTTAGTCGCAATCCTGAACAAGGTGATTTAGCCAATGATTTTTTAAATCATGGCAATTATCTGGCTTATGGTTTAGCAGCGACAACACTTTGGGTACTTGGAATTCCACACGGTTTTGCAGTCATGCATGGCAAGACGCGTCGAGGGGCTTTAGTGTTTGATGTGGCAGATTTAATTAAGGATGCTGTGGTTTTGCCTTATGCCTTTATTTGCGCCAAAGAAAAAATGACTGAACAAGAATTTAGACAGCAGATTTTGCAGAAATTTACCGAGCATAAATGTCTGGACTTTATGTTTGATCAAGTTAAAGCACAAGCTTGTAAAAATCATGATGTAGATGGAGAAGCATTATGA
- the csy1 gene encoding type I-F CRISPR-associated protein Csy1, protein MNDEVEGVQDSEPASIRELIEQYIQGRLNEKLEKLKADDTAERNKLLEKYEVETWLDDASLRISQLRLATHTPKQHHPDSKASAMFYSNTDKTHDYVGSQGIKLDADVIGNAAVLDVFKMLRLSFQGTSLLERLLNADQELITALSVKSETAQLRYERFLAFSQLPTELNAGRLSKQVLFPVQDDEYHTLVILYPSSLVHRAYQQLSYDRFSDESKALHEARFKKLHHAHESREYPNLLVQNFGGSKPQNISQLNSDRRGSMWLLPSIPPTWKGQQIELPKRGSVFTAYLSNRKDIKPLLHKIVALYRKENRRNNDEFRSQRDDLVSKLADCIIDMSFELQQSAPSGWTQDSNFSRAESFWLDYGYREALFDKEDAEELTEEETEWLQAYRERDWHTEVGYNFGKWLNDILTQKGKILDLDDHEARAWSLILRDKLQLLKEEFA, encoded by the coding sequence ATGAATGATGAAGTAGAGGGAGTTCAAGACTCCGAGCCTGCTAGCATTCGTGAGTTAATCGAGCAATATATTCAAGGACGTTTGAATGAAAAGCTAGAAAAACTTAAAGCGGATGACACGGCAGAGCGTAACAAGTTATTAGAAAAATATGAGGTTGAAACGTGGCTTGATGATGCAAGTTTGCGTATTAGCCAATTACGTTTGGCGACTCATACGCCGAAACAGCATCATCCTGATTCAAAAGCATCTGCCATGTTTTATAGCAATACGGATAAAACACATGACTATGTGGGTTCCCAAGGTATCAAACTAGATGCGGATGTCATTGGTAATGCAGCTGTACTCGATGTCTTTAAGATGCTGCGTTTATCTTTTCAAGGTACGTCGTTACTAGAGCGTTTGTTAAATGCAGATCAGGAATTAATCACAGCATTGTCTGTGAAATCTGAAACGGCACAACTGCGTTATGAGCGTTTTTTAGCATTTAGTCAGTTGCCAACAGAACTCAATGCAGGACGTTTATCGAAACAAGTGTTATTTCCTGTGCAAGATGATGAATATCATACCTTGGTGATTTTATATCCGAGTTCATTGGTTCATCGAGCGTATCAACAGCTCTCATATGATCGGTTTAGCGATGAGAGTAAAGCACTACATGAAGCACGGTTTAAAAAATTACATCATGCACATGAAAGCCGTGAATACCCGAATCTATTGGTACAAAATTTTGGTGGTTCTAAACCACAAAATATTTCACAGCTTAATAGTGACCGTCGTGGCTCTATGTGGCTATTACCGTCTATTCCACCAACTTGGAAAGGTCAGCAGATTGAACTACCAAAACGTGGTTCGGTTTTTACAGCCTATTTAAGCAATCGTAAAGACATTAAGCCTTTGTTGCATAAAATCGTGGCTTTGTATCGTAAAGAAAATCGTCGTAATAATGATGAATTCCGTTCCCAGCGTGATGATTTGGTCTCTAAATTGGCGGATTGCATCATTGATATGAGTTTTGAACTACAACAAAGTGCGCCATCAGGCTGGACACAGGATTCTAATTTTAGTCGTGCAGAAAGCTTTTGGCTCGATTATGGCTACCGAGAAGCACTGTTTGATAAAGAAGATGCCGAAGAATTGACGGAAGAAGAAACCGAGTGGTTACAGGCCTATCGTGAACGAGATTGGCATACTGAAGTGGGTTATAACTTTGGCAAATGGCTCAATGATATCCTCACCCAAAAAGGAAAAATTTTGGATTTAGATGATCATGAAGCCCGTGCTTGGTCTCTGATTTTACGTGACAAATTACAATTGCTGAAAGAGGAGTTTGCCTAA